In Musa acuminata AAA Group cultivar baxijiao chromosome BXJ3-11, Cavendish_Baxijiao_AAA, whole genome shotgun sequence, one DNA window encodes the following:
- the LOC103970505 gene encoding probable glycerol-3-phosphate dehydrogenase [NAD(+)] 1, cytosolic isoform X1, which produces MVGTVEKNHASVNSNGSLHNSNGAEEKLDELRRLLGKTDGDLLKIVGVGAGAWGSVFAALLQDAYGHFRDKVQIRIWRRPGRSVDRSTAEHLFEVINSREDVLRRLIRRCAYLKYVEARLGDRTLYADEILRDGFCLNMIDTPFCPLKVVTNLQEAVWDADIVVNGLPSTETREVFEEISRYWKERITVPIIISLAKGIEAALDPVPRIITPTQMIKCATGVPIENILYLGGPNIASEIYNKEYANARICGSEKWSKPLAKFLRQPYFIVWDNSDLVTHEVMGGLKNVYAIGAGMVAALTNESATSKSVYFAHCTSEMIFITHLLTEQPEKLAGPLLADTYVTLLKGRNAWYGQMLAKGELSPDMGDSIKGKGMIQGVSAIGAFYELLSQPSLSVLHPEDNTPVAPAELCPILRTLYKILIRRECPSQAILQALQDETMNDPRERIELAQSQAFYRPSLLGQP; this is translated from the exons ATGGTTGGCACTGTTGAAAAGAATCATGCTTCTGTTAACTCGAACGGTTCCCTTCACAATTCCAATGGTGCTGAGGAAAAGCTAGATGAGCTTCGTCGCCTCCTCGGCAAAACTGATGGTGACCTGCTAAAGATCGTTGGTGTTGGGGCTGGTGCCTGGGGCAGTGTGTTTGCTGCCCTCCTGCAAGATGCTTATGGTCATTTTCGTGATAAGGTTCAGATAAGGATATGGAGACGGCCTGGTAGATCAGTTGATCGATCCACAGCTGAGCATCTGTTTGAGGTTATCAATTCAAGGGAGGATGTTTTAAGGCGTTTGATCAGACGATGCGCCTATTTAAAGTATGTGGAGGCAAGGCTTGGTGATCGAACACTGTATGCCGATGAGATATTGAGGGATGGTTTCTGCTTAAACATGATTGATACACCATTTTGCCCTTTGAAGGTTGTGACTAATTTGCAGGAGGCAGTGTGGGATGCGGATATTGTCGTGAATGGTCTGCCTTCCACGGAGACGAGGGAAGTATTTGAGGAAATTAGTAGGTATTGGAAGGAGAGAATTACTGTTCCCATTATTATCTCTCTTGCAAAGGGTATAGAGGCAGCTTTGGATCCCGTCCCACGTATAATTACACCTACTCAGATGATCAAATGTGCAA CTGGAGTTCCAATCGAAAACATTCTTTATCTTGGGGGTCCAAACATTGCTTCAGAGATTTACAACAAGGAATATGCTAATGCTCGAATCTGTGGATCAGAGAAGTGGAGCAAACCTCTTGCCAAATTCTTGCGACAGCCATATTTCATTGTATGGGACAACAGTGACCTAGTTACTCATGAAGTGATGGGTGGTTTGAAGAATGTTTATGCTATTGGTGCTg gaATGGTAGCAGCTCTGACAAATGAGAGTGCAACAAGCAAATCAGTGTACTTTGCCCATTGCACATCTGAAATGATATTTATTACTCACTTGTTGACTGAACAACCAGAAAAACTGGCTGGTCCATTATTAGCGGATACTTATGTGACCCTATTAAAGGGTCGGAATGCATGGTATGGGCAAATGCTTGCCAAGGGAGAACTGAGTCCTGACATGGGTGACAGCATCAAAGGGAAAGGAATGATTCAG GGTGTTTCTGCAATTGGTGCATTCTATGAGCTACTTAGTCAGCCTAGCTTAAGCGTGTTGCATCCCGAGGATAACACACCCGTTGCTCCAGCTGAGCTGTGTCCCATCCTCAGAACGCTTTACAAAATACTGATTAGAAG GGAGTGTCCTTCACAAGCCATTCTTCAAGCGCTACAAGATGAAACCATGAACGATCCTCGTGAAAGGATCGAGCTGGCTCAGAGTCAAGCTTTCTACAGGCCATCGCTTCTTGGCCAACCTTAA
- the LOC103970505 gene encoding probable glycerol-3-phosphate dehydrogenase [NAD(+)] 1, cytosolic isoform X2 — protein sequence MVGTVEKNHASVNSNGSLHNSNGAEEKLDELRRLLGKTDGDLLKIVGVGAGAWGSVFAALLQDAYGHFRDKVQIRIWRRPGRSVDRSTAEHLFEVINSREDVLRRLIRRCAYLKYVEARLGDRTLYADEILRDGFCLNMIDTPFCPLKVVTNLQEAVWDADIVVNGLPSTETREVFEEISRYWKERITVPIIISLAKGIEAALDPVPRIITPTQMIKCATGVPIENILYLGGPNIASEIYNKEYANARICGSEKWSKPLAKFLRQPYFIVWDNSDLVTHEVMGGLKNVYAIGAGMVAALTNESATSKSVYFAHCTSEMIFITHLLTEQPEKLAGPLLADTYVTLLKGRNAWYGQMLAKGELSPDMGDSIKGKGMIQGVSFTSHSSSATR from the exons ATGGTTGGCACTGTTGAAAAGAATCATGCTTCTGTTAACTCGAACGGTTCCCTTCACAATTCCAATGGTGCTGAGGAAAAGCTAGATGAGCTTCGTCGCCTCCTCGGCAAAACTGATGGTGACCTGCTAAAGATCGTTGGTGTTGGGGCTGGTGCCTGGGGCAGTGTGTTTGCTGCCCTCCTGCAAGATGCTTATGGTCATTTTCGTGATAAGGTTCAGATAAGGATATGGAGACGGCCTGGTAGATCAGTTGATCGATCCACAGCTGAGCATCTGTTTGAGGTTATCAATTCAAGGGAGGATGTTTTAAGGCGTTTGATCAGACGATGCGCCTATTTAAAGTATGTGGAGGCAAGGCTTGGTGATCGAACACTGTATGCCGATGAGATATTGAGGGATGGTTTCTGCTTAAACATGATTGATACACCATTTTGCCCTTTGAAGGTTGTGACTAATTTGCAGGAGGCAGTGTGGGATGCGGATATTGTCGTGAATGGTCTGCCTTCCACGGAGACGAGGGAAGTATTTGAGGAAATTAGTAGGTATTGGAAGGAGAGAATTACTGTTCCCATTATTATCTCTCTTGCAAAGGGTATAGAGGCAGCTTTGGATCCCGTCCCACGTATAATTACACCTACTCAGATGATCAAATGTGCAA CTGGAGTTCCAATCGAAAACATTCTTTATCTTGGGGGTCCAAACATTGCTTCAGAGATTTACAACAAGGAATATGCTAATGCTCGAATCTGTGGATCAGAGAAGTGGAGCAAACCTCTTGCCAAATTCTTGCGACAGCCATATTTCATTGTATGGGACAACAGTGACCTAGTTACTCATGAAGTGATGGGTGGTTTGAAGAATGTTTATGCTATTGGTGCTg gaATGGTAGCAGCTCTGACAAATGAGAGTGCAACAAGCAAATCAGTGTACTTTGCCCATTGCACATCTGAAATGATATTTATTACTCACTTGTTGACTGAACAACCAGAAAAACTGGCTGGTCCATTATTAGCGGATACTTATGTGACCCTATTAAAGGGTCGGAATGCATGGTATGGGCAAATGCTTGCCAAGGGAGAACTGAGTCCTGACATGGGTGACAGCATCAAAGGGAAAGGAATGATTCAG GGAGTGTCCTTCACAAGCCATTCTTCAAGCGCTACAAGATGA
- the LOC103970506 gene encoding eukaryotic peptide chain release factor subunit 1-3: MAETDKNIEIWKVKKLIKALEAARGNGTSMISLIMPPRDQVSRVTKMLGDEYGTASNIKSRVNRQSVLGAITSAQQRLKLYNKVPPNGLVLYTGTIVTEDGKEKKVTIDFEPFKPINASLYLCDNKFHTEALNELLESDDKFGFIVMDGNGTLFGTLSGNTREVLHKFTVDLPKKHGRGGQSALRFARLRMEKRHNYVRKTAELATQFFINPATSQPNVAGLILAGSADFKTELSQSDMFDQRLQAKILNVVDVSYGGENGFNQAIELSAEILSNVKFIQEKKLIGKYFEEISQDTGKYVFGVEDTLKALEMGAVETLIVWENLDINRYVLKHSTNGETVIKHLRKDQETDQNNFLDSVTSSELEVQEKISLLEWFANEYKRFGCTLEFVTNKSQEGSQFCRGFGGIGGILRYQLDLRAFDELSDQEYDEDSE; the protein is encoded by the coding sequence ATGGCTGAAACGGATAAGAACATTGAGATCTGGAAAGTCAAGAAATTGATCAAGGCTCTGGAAGCAGCTAGAGGTAATGGCACTAGCATGATCTCTCTAATTATGCCGCCTCGTGATCAAGTTTCTCGAGTCACTAAGATGCTGGGTGATGAATATGGAACTGcatcaaatatcaaaagtagagTCAATCGACAGTCTGTTCTAGGTGCGATTACTTCCGCTCAGCAGAGACTCAAGCTATACAACAAGGTTCCTCCGAATGGACTAGTTTTATACACCGGAACTATTGTTACTGAAGATGGAAAAGAGAAGAAAGTCACGATAGATTTTGAGCCATTCAAGCCCATCAATGCATCTCTTTACCTCTGTGATAACAAGTTTCATACAGAGGCATTAAATGAACTTTTGGAATCTGATGACAAGTTTGGTTTCATAGTTATGGATGGCAATGGTACACTCTTTGGCACTTTAAGTGGAAATACACGTGAGGTTCTTCACAAGTTCACAGTTGACCTTCCAAAAAAGCATGGTAGAGGTGGTCAATCAGCACTACGATTTGCTCGCCTTAGGATGGAGAAGCGCCATAACTATGTCCGCAAAACTGCTGAGCTTGCGACTCAATTTTTTATCAATCCTGCCACAAGTCAGCCTAATGTTGCAGGATTAATTCTGGCTGGGTCTGCTGATTTTAAGACAGAGTTAAGCCAATCTGATATGTTTGATCAACGGCTACAGGCTAAAATTCTCAATGTGGTTGATGTGTCATATGGAGGCGAGAATGGTTTCAACCAAGCCATTGAGCTATCAGCTGAGATTCTATCAAATGTCAAGTTCATACAGGAAAAGAAATTGATAGGCAAGTACTTTGAGGAAATAAGTCAAGACACAGGAAAGTATGTGTTTGGTGTTGAGGACACCTTGAAAGCTCTTGAGATGGGTGCCGTTGAGACCTTGATTGTGTGGGAAAATTTGGATATAAACCGGTATGTCCTGAAGCATAGTACTAATGGTGAGACTGTCATAAAGCATTTGCGGAAGGATCAGGAAACAGATCAGAATAATTTTTTGGATTCCGTAACCTCCTCAGAGCTGGAAGTACAGGAGAAAATTTCCCTGCTGGAGTGGTTTGCAAATGAATACAAGCGCTTTGGATGTACTCTTGAATTTGTTACTAACAAATCTCAGGAGGGATCTCAGTTTTGCAGAGGCTTCGGTGGCATTGGGGGAATCCTTCGTTATCAGCTTGACTTGAGGGCCTTCGATGAGCTTTCCGACCAGGAATATGATGAAGATTCCGAATAG